From a single Pyruvatibacter sp. genomic region:
- a CDS encoding CidA/LrgA family protein produces the protein MTRFVLALVGGALALVAAQTIGTALVQGLGIPVPGAVAGLVLMLAALTFAGSVPQGLGTLADVLLRHLNLFFVPAGVGLMAHLALLARDGGALLVAISVSTLAGLVVAGAVFVWARRRQERAS, from the coding sequence GTGACACGGTTTGTGTTGGCTCTGGTGGGCGGCGCGCTGGCGCTTGTGGCGGCGCAGACCATCGGCACCGCCTTGGTGCAGGGCCTGGGTATCCCGGTGCCCGGTGCGGTGGCAGGGCTGGTGCTGATGCTGGCGGCGCTGACATTTGCAGGCAGTGTGCCGCAGGGGCTGGGCACACTTGCCGACGTGCTGCTGCGACATCTCAACCTGTTTTTTGTGCCTGCGGGCGTCGGCCTCATGGCACATCTGGCTTTGCTCGCGCGCGACGGCGGCGCATTGCTGGTGGCTATCAGTGTGAGCACACTTGCAGGCCTTGTTGTGGCTGGCGCGGTATTTGTCTGGGCGCGCAGACGGCAGGAGCGTGCATCGTGA
- a CDS encoding LrgB family protein has translation MSALLWLGATVLAYLAALIFARRVNAHPLANPVLIASLLVIASMLATDTGIGPYMDGGQWLLFLLGPATVALAVPLFRNWSGVRRAAGPLFLAISAGSLTAVATALATAWALGAEIPTLLSLAPKSVTTPIAMGIAHSTGGLQSLAAAIVIVTGIIGAVIGPWLLNRLGIRDPQAQGVALGTAAHGIGTARAFQQSEESGTFSGVAMGVNGIATALVLPWLLIWLFG, from the coding sequence GTGAGCGCGCTTCTATGGCTCGGTGCGACGGTGCTGGCATATCTGGCCGCGCTCATATTTGCCCGCCGGGTCAACGCCCACCCGCTCGCCAACCCGGTATTGATTGCATCACTGCTCGTCATTGCGTCCATGCTTGCGACAGATACAGGCATTGGCCCCTACATGGACGGTGGGCAATGGCTTTTGTTTTTACTAGGCCCGGCGACGGTGGCTCTCGCCGTACCCTTGTTTCGCAACTGGTCCGGGGTGCGTCGCGCTGCGGGGCCGTTGTTTCTGGCGATCAGCGCCGGGTCGCTGACGGCTGTAGCAACCGCTCTTGCCACGGCCTGGGCATTGGGCGCTGAAATACCCACGCTGCTGTCTTTGGCTCCAAAGTCGGTGACCACGCCCATTGCCATGGGCATTGCACACAGTACCGGTGGCCTGCAATCGCTGGCCGCGGCCATCGTGATTGTCACAGGCATCATCGGCGCTGTGATCGGGCCATGGCTCCTTAACCGGCTTGGTATCAGGGATCCGCAGGCGCAGGGGGTAGCGCTTGGAACTGCGGCGCACGGCATCGGCACGGCCCGCGCCTTCCAGCAGAGCGAAGAAAGCGGCACGTTCTCCGGCGTTGCGATGGGCGTCAACGGCATTGCCACCGCACTGGTGCTGCCGTGGCTGCTGATCTGGCTATTCGGCTGA
- a CDS encoding VWA domain-containing protein has translation MHTLTFNGRFARTGGWAAALFAIVLAVGAFAGHARADVDALDTTVRYDQPVIPHGTDTTVHLMITLHSPREAWPGIAERPPVNLALVLDRSGSMEDKGKLEYAKRAAKLVVQSLGPRDRVAIVEYDDRINVLWPSAPVENIREIHRRIDSLTSRGSTNLTGGMMRGVDEVLEHFDARDLNRVVLLSDGLANQGVTDAYDIARLVRGARRDGVRISTIGLGLDYDENLMQSIAENGAGNYHYVEHPSQIARIFEEELSTLVRTTARDIDLRLEHSDAVKNINVLSMEDARAEGLAVGDMFAGESQTVMLRLDVDATQADTLDLGELTISFVDARTGEKQSRVVGLTLAASSNAQTVAEARDSDVTVEAALFEAERTHLLAVAAYEAGDNARADGMLADLETKVAVQADDTGDARLTAKLEALSVEREQMQAVAAAPQERSAFLKGSKQRLYQAQSGKRDGYLLEVGDEGLEVERLQTALAEEGFWSGPVDGKYTRELEAAVDSYQASKGMKADGIAGPSTLQNLGLY, from the coding sequence ATGCATACACTTACCTTCAATGGTCGGTTTGCCCGCACAGGTGGCTGGGCCGCAGCACTATTCGCGATTGTTTTGGCGGTGGGCGCATTTGCAGGCCACGCAAGAGCCGATGTTGACGCGCTGGATACAACCGTTCGCTACGACCAGCCAGTTATTCCACACGGCACCGACACGACAGTGCACCTGATGATTACGCTGCATTCGCCGCGCGAGGCATGGCCCGGCATCGCAGAACGCCCGCCCGTCAATCTGGCACTGGTGCTTGATCGCTCAGGTTCCATGGAAGACAAGGGCAAGCTTGAGTATGCCAAACGCGCCGCAAAGCTGGTGGTGCAGAGCCTTGGCCCCCGCGACCGGGTTGCGATTGTCGAATATGACGACCGCATCAACGTGTTGTGGCCGTCGGCGCCTGTTGAAAACATACGCGAAATACACCGCCGTATTGACAGTCTCACATCGCGCGGGAGCACAAACCTCACCGGCGGCATGATGCGCGGCGTGGACGAAGTGCTGGAACATTTTGATGCGCGCGACCTCAATCGCGTCGTCCTGCTATCTGACGGTCTGGCCAATCAGGGTGTTACCGATGCATACGACATTGCCCGCCTTGTGCGCGGTGCGCGCCGCGACGGCGTGCGCATTTCAACGATCGGCCTTGGCCTCGACTACGATGAGAACCTCATGCAGTCCATCGCCGAGAATGGTGCCGGAAACTATCACTACGTGGAACATCCCTCACAGATTGCCCGCATCTTTGAAGAAGAGCTCTCGACACTGGTGCGGACCACGGCCCGTGACATTGATCTGCGGCTGGAACATTCAGATGCTGTAAAAAACATCAATGTTCTGTCGATGGAAGATGCACGGGCGGAAGGTCTTGCTGTCGGCGATATGTTTGCCGGCGAGAGCCAGACGGTCATGCTGCGTCTCGACGTCGATGCGACGCAGGCTGATACACTTGATCTTGGCGAACTGACGATTTCCTTCGTTGACGCACGCACCGGCGAAAAGCAGAGCCGTGTTGTTGGTCTCACTCTTGCCGCAAGCAGCAATGCGCAGACCGTTGCAGAGGCACGCGATTCCGACGTGACAGTTGAAGCAGCCTTGTTTGAAGCTGAGCGCACGCATCTGCTTGCTGTTGCAGCCTATGAAGCAGGCGACAACGCACGGGCAGACGGTATGTTGGCTGATCTGGAAACCAAAGTGGCCGTGCAGGCTGATGATACCGGCGATGCCCGCCTGACGGCCAAGCTGGAAGCGTTGAGTGTTGAGCGTGAGCAGATGCAGGCGGTTGCGGCAGCCCCCCAAGAGCGCAGCGCATTTCTCAAAGGCAGCAAGCAGCGGCTGTATCAGGCCCAATCAGGCAAGCGCGACGGCTATCTCCTGGAAGTTGGCGACGAGGGTCTGGAAGTTGAGCGCCTTCAAACGGCATTGGCCGAAGAAGGTTTCTGGAGTGGTCCGGTGGACGGAAAATATACCAGGGAACTAGAGGCCGCTGTGGATAGCTATCAGGCATCAAAGGGCATGAAGGCGGATGGCATCGCCGGCCCGTCAACACTGCAAAACCTGGGACTGTACTAG
- a CDS encoding glycosyltransferase family 2 protein — translation MSSGVVDAGQLEAALEAAAAWNVPLGQAVLALGYARPPQLYRTLADHLRLPFVDVLKNPPPADLFDGQGFDFYIAAECIPVAHDGAHDGSHDGARTTFATPDPLAAAQTIAHRRSLGIWTPTGDIAFAITSRLDVLWTLQAQFDPRIEHNARDALTEHDPINSAQLGLTRPQRLIFLALVAALAGGFALWPFVTAAVLNLIFGLFFIAVLALRAASIPIGLAARAARPAQVVLPDDADLPVYTIIVPLFREADVLPLLAEGLRALDYPRAKLDIKLVLEADDLETVDKAKSLGLESYVEFIRVPPSSPRTKPKACNYALHFARGEYVVIFDAEDQPEPLQLKKAVAGFAKCGDDVACLQAPLTYFNANENWLTRQFTIEFNMWFELLLPTAERLGMPIPLGGTSTHFRIDALRSVGAWDPYNVTEDADLGIRLAGKGYKCGILDSTTYEEANCQTGNWLRQRSRWIKGYAQTWLVHMRRPVELYRTLGGVGFLGFHLLIGGSIASALLHPLIWLIALAGLVVSGSALALMTAPYVPALLVALNAALLGGGYIVSVAAGISAVRQRPEKGLVADTFSMPFYWPLISAGAYLAMWQLITNPFYWEKTRHAISKASRARLAQLARHSRNND, via the coding sequence TTGTCATCCGGCGTCGTTGATGCCGGACAGCTTGAGGCTGCACTGGAGGCTGCTGCGGCATGGAATGTCCCGCTTGGACAGGCGGTACTTGCGTTGGGGTATGCGCGCCCGCCTCAACTCTACCGCACGCTGGCAGATCACCTGCGTTTGCCTTTTGTGGATGTGCTCAAGAACCCGCCTCCCGCTGATCTGTTCGACGGTCAGGGCTTTGATTTCTACATCGCTGCCGAATGCATCCCCGTTGCCCATGATGGTGCCCATGACGGTTCTCATGACGGTGCCCGCACAACATTTGCAACGCCCGACCCGCTTGCTGCAGCACAAACCATTGCTCATCGGCGCAGCCTTGGAATCTGGACACCCACAGGTGACATTGCGTTTGCCATTACATCGCGGCTGGACGTGCTGTGGACCCTGCAGGCGCAGTTTGACCCCAGAATTGAACACAACGCACGCGACGCACTGACAGAGCACGACCCTATCAACTCGGCGCAGCTCGGCCTGACCCGCCCGCAGCGGCTAATTTTTCTTGCTCTCGTTGCCGCCCTGGCGGGAGGCTTCGCGCTATGGCCGTTTGTCACGGCTGCGGTTTTAAACCTCATCTTCGGGCTCTTTTTCATTGCGGTCCTGGCATTGCGCGCAGCCTCTATTCCCATAGGCCTTGCCGCACGCGCCGCGCGCCCCGCCCAGGTTGTGTTGCCGGACGATGCGGATTTGCCGGTTTACACCATAATCGTGCCTTTGTTTCGCGAGGCTGACGTGTTGCCGCTGCTCGCAGAAGGTCTGCGGGCGCTGGATTACCCGCGCGCCAAACTCGACATAAAACTCGTGTTGGAAGCCGATGACCTGGAAACCGTGGACAAGGCCAAGTCACTGGGATTGGAGAGCTATGTCGAGTTCATCCGTGTACCGCCATCCTCACCACGCACAAAGCCTAAGGCCTGCAACTATGCGCTGCACTTTGCACGCGGCGAGTATGTGGTGATTTTTGACGCCGAAGATCAACCCGAACCATTGCAGTTGAAAAAGGCAGTCGCCGGGTTCGCAAAATGTGGCGACGATGTTGCGTGCCTTCAGGCACCGCTCACATATTTCAACGCAAACGAAAACTGGCTGACCCGGCAGTTCACCATTGAGTTCAACATGTGGTTTGAGCTGTTGCTGCCAACAGCCGAGCGTCTGGGAATGCCGATACCACTCGGCGGCACCTCCACCCACTTTCGCATTGACGCCCTGCGCAGTGTCGGCGCGTGGGACCCTTATAATGTTACCGAAGATGCCGATCTTGGCATTCGCCTCGCCGGCAAGGGATACAAATGCGGCATTCTTGACTCAACGACCTACGAAGAAGCCAACTGCCAGACCGGCAACTGGCTGCGGCAACGCTCGCGGTGGATCAAGGGATATGCACAAACATGGTTGGTGCATATGCGGCGCCCTGTGGAGCTGTATCGCACGCTGGGCGGTGTCGGGTTTCTTGGGTTCCACCTGCTGATTGGCGGATCTATAGCGTCGGCCCTTTTACACCCTCTTATCTGGCTCATTGCGCTTGCGGGATTGGTGGTAAGCGGATCAGCGCTTGCGTTGATGACTGCCCCCTATGTGCCCGCACTACTGGTGGCACTCAATGCAGCCCTTCTGGGCGGCGGATACATCGTCTCGGTGGCTGCAGGCATTTCCGCGGTGCGGCAGCGCCCGGAGAAAGGCCTGGTAGCCGATACATTCTCAATGCCGTTTTACTGGCCGTTGATTTCAGCCGGGGCCTATCTGGCGATGTGGCAACTCATCACCAATCCGTTTTACTGGGAAAAAACCCGCCACGCGATAAGCAAGGCCAGCCGCGCCCGGCTGGCGCAACTGGCCCGGCATTCGCGCAACAACGACTAG